agctgtaaatgagtaaccccgTGACGGACTGACGTTCCGGgcatttatacgccatggaaaccgagtaacCTGCCCTTGAGTCCTAGGACTTGTGACAGTGCTTAAGACAGTTCAGTTACTACTTTGAAATGTAGTAATTTAGGACCgccatgaaatatttcaaatcacTAGAACTAAATTTGTTAATGAATGTATTTTCATGTTTAACACATATCTATTGGCTCAAAATAGATATAATGTTGCCACGATGTTCAGCAAGTAAGgttattgaaaatgttgcaacCAGTTTTAACTTTTATCCTTTCTCTTTCAGGTTAAAAGAAGTCCTTGCTTTGTGGTTAGCATAAAACTACTGAGAGAAAGCTTATGTAAACAATTAATATGGCTGTGAGTGGCAAAAAATGTTTGAATGGATGATTACAACGACTCGTGGTGTTTAGTTAAGGCACtttgtatatttacttaattgtaataaatgtttggttatattacattaaatgttTTGTCACACGGTAACCAAATACtcagtatataaaagtatatttgcaAATAATCAAATACTATAAAAGCCTACTGGCATATtcaagcgcgcgtgtgtgtgtgtgtgtgtgtgtgtgtgtgtgtgtgtgtgcgtgcgtatgagcgAGCGACAGTCTAACCACtagacacgtggcttagtggttaggatgtttcTCTCATCATCGCAAAATATTAGCTTCATTTCCCGGACCGGTGGTGCGTCTGGGTTTCAATTCCAGCCCGAGCAAAACGagctttcatttcactttgctcaaTTTCACGCAACTGTTGAAGGGTAAACCTGCCACGGACTGTTATTCTATCCAAGAGTTGGCTTGCCCGTCTAGCCAGGAGGATAGCATCATTCGAAAAGCTATGAGGAAGTGCACTGTGACCTACGATATACAACTACAACTGTTTGTCTTGTCGATACAGTGATATAATGACTTGTGTGTGNNNNNNNNNNNNNNNNNNNNNNNNNNNNNNNNNNNNNNNNNNNNNNNNNNNNNNNNNNNNNNNNNNNNNNNNNNNNNNNNNNNNNNNNNNNNNNNNNNNNNNNNNNNNNNNNNNNNNNNNNNNNNNNNNNNNNNNNNNNNNNNNNNNNNNNNNNNNNNNNNNNNNNNNNNNNNNNNNNNNNNNNNNNNNNNNNNNNNNNNNNNNNNNNNNNatatatatatatatatacatagttccaTGTACCATTCTTATTTATAAAGCACGCTGTGTATATAAAGTGTAcaagtatattagtatatatactgCATCAgcggatgtatgcatgtatatttctgtatcaatgtgtatgcgcgtgtgcgaaAAAGTAGGTTTTCTCTGAAATTTTTATGCATCTTACAAAGCATATAACCTCGTCAACAGGAAGATTGCCTTTGTGTTTCGGCCTTTTGTtatctacaattattattattagtagtagtagtattaatatcattattattactactactactactactactactactactactactactactactactactactactctactgctattattattattattatcattgttcaacatttggtagtttcaggcaaatttcgaCTGCATCATCTGCTACACCTCCATGTCGCTGgagtgtgtgcagcattgtgtacttttttgtttctgggagtgtgcaaactcttcccGATATTACATTGCGTCAGTTTCTTTCTTTATGAGgcatggtgcagtcttttgttgtattggTGTTTCtcttgtgcgtttgtatgtaatGCGTTGGGTAATAAGCCTGCTGGTGGTAGTTTATTTCTTTGCATATTTGCTGTATAGAGtgtcttgtttttgttgattGTTTTGCTCaagttgtattattgaattgcgtaagatgtgggctgttcctagcagggctatttttgaATAGAGTGTAAtgttgaggatccaggtatagcttctacgcttctgttcatatgtattttatcatgcccaatgctccaTTTATTACTAGTATTGTTTCACCTTCAAGCCCCATATCTTAAATACAGTaatttgacaatttctccacttctttttgggCGATATTTTGGTCAGAAAGGACTACAATATCTTTCCGTAAGTAGATTTGTTTtccaatccttgattattatgtctgtgtgattaacttttatttctttgtcagtttgaaaAGTTATATCCCAGGCGATTGTGGCCTAGTCGTTGTCTTGTACCTTATTTGGAACATGTTTATACCATTTATTGTCAGTCTTTATGTTGTAgtgttggcatattgtccagtggatataaATACTTACCCGgtcctgtctatatatatattcagatttggcaaGGGCTGGACATCCagagatgatgtggtcaactgtGTCATTGCGCTGGTTGCATATTCTGCAATTGGTATTAgggcctgttttcattattttgcttttatagttgttCGTAGTCAGGTATTGGTCTTGTGCAGCGAGAATCAGCCCTTCTCTTTCAGCTTTTACTTTGTTGGCTTTTACTGAGACTCACTTCTTCTTTGTCAagcctattattattgttgttgttgtaagggtGCGAACTTgtacaatcgttagcacaccggacaaaatgcttagcgacatttcgtccatccatacgtcctgtgttcaaattccgccgaggtccactttacctttcatcctttcaggatggataacataagtaccagttgaacactgggatcgatgtaatcgacttatccccgcccccgaaattgctggccttgagccaaaatttgagaccattattattattattattattattattattattattattattaatattattattattattattattattattattattattattattatcattgatattattattattattattattattattattattattatttcaaaccaTTCATACTTCACTGCTTGAACATGATCAATACGCTTTAAAAGGGTTACTTTCCAGACTCATTATTGACAACTTAATATCACCTTAACATTGTTTAACATTTAATTAGCATAGCTCTCCGTCCTCTTTGTTCGTACAGAAATGTAATTTCTATTTGAATATCCTATAGCTATTTTGATATAGCCACGGATTTAACACCTGGTTTAACAGGAATAAATTGAAAACTTTTTATATGATCACCAGAATAATCACTTGCATTGTTAACGAGACGAAAGATTTTCTTGTCATAATTCCAGTTTATTggaaaacaaactaacaaatcaATGTTTTATGTTACATGAATTATGCTAGTCTGTCTACAATAAGCATGAACATCGTTCGAACCTGGTCACATGCCTACAGCTTATAGCATAATACTTCAGTAGGAAATTAACAGCCAATTAATTTCTTACATAGTTATATCTACCACGATACTATCATGCCCATTGAATTCATTGAATTTTAAGAAGGCTTTTTCTCTCTATTGCAGGTGATGTAAATACAGGAAACTTAACATGAATATCTCCCAAGAGAACGAAAATACTTCATTTGAGGAGCATTGCTTAGACCTTAACAAAGACTTAGGTCCATTTCAGTTTTACACCTGGGGTATCGGCTCTAATATCATTGCAATCACTGGTATCTTACTGAATATCTTCGCCATCGCAGTACTGACTCAACCTCGGATGCGCTCCTCCACAGCCGTATACCTCATTTCACTGGCCGTATATGACAACGTCGTACTTCTTTCAATGATCATTAATTTCGCCATACCAACTATAAACACCAACGAGGCCTTCAATGATACATATTCGTTCATGTACAGCTACCTCCAGCCGATAGCTTACCCCATCGCTCTCATTGCACAAACAGGTACAATCTACACTACAGTTGGATTCACAGTGGAACGTTACGTAGCCGTTTGTAGACCTTTACAGGCAGCTAATATATGCACGATGAACAGATCCAAGAAAGCGGTCTTGTGTATTCTTTTAGGCTCAATTATGTACAATATACCTCGAATGTTTGAATTCGAAACGAAAACTGAATGGAATTCTCAATACAACCACACACGACCAACTTATAGTACCACAGAACTTGGCAAGAACAAAATCTACAAAGAagtctatttcatttatttaaatctcCTTGTGATGTTTTTGATGCCTTTTACATTACTTACCTATCTTAATACTTGTTTAATTAATGCTATTCGCACATCGCGCAAGTCTCGAATGCAAATGAGCTCTTCAGCTGTGAAGGAAAACAACATGACAATCATGCTAATATCCGTTGTTGTAGTATTTCTAGTTTGCCAGCTTCCATCAATTGCTGACAATATCCTCTGGACGGTACTTAAGAACAATCAACAAAACTGCAGTGCCGCTTACATAAAGTTCACCACGATCAGTAACTTGATGGTAGTTTTTAACTCAGCCTGTAATTTTGTTCTCTATTGTCTCTTTGGCAAAAAATTCAGGCGTGTTTTCAGCAAGTTATTCTGTAGTAGATTTCGTCGCTCGACAGTCCGGTATCAGTTTCGACCAGAATCAACCACTTTAGTTTCTCACATACGTGACAATACAACAAAACTTTATCACATACAAGGACATCATGAAATGGAAAGTACGTCAGTTTGACAAACTAAAGCAATAATACATTTGCTCTAGATTCTTCTACCATTCCATCTCACTACGTTTTAACATTTTGTAATAATTACATTCTTTAAACAACATGTGTTTATCTCTCTAGCTTAGTAACTGGttgaaaataacatattttcttttgcgtttttcaatatttatatatttttctgaaatatgcgTAGTTGTACAAAAtatcttattattatatttggctTTTCTACTGGATGAGTCTCTTAAAACTGtataacatatgtacatgtgtgtatgtgtgtttgtatggttgtatgtaaaATACAGGCGGTACCccaacatgtatgtttatatgtatgtatgtatgtatgtNNNNNNNNNNNNNNNNNNNNNNNNNNNNNNNNNNNNNNNNNNNNNNNNNNNNNNNNNNNNNNNNNNNNNNNNNNNNNNNNNNNNNNNNNNNNNNNNNNNNNNNNNNNNNNNNNNNNNNNNNNNNNNNNNNNNNNNNNNNNNNNNNNNNNNNNNNNNNNNNNNNNNNNNNNNNNNNNNNNNNNNNNNNNNNNNNNNNNNNNNNNNNNNNNNNNNNNNNNNNNNNNNNNNNNNNNNNNNNNNNNNNNNNNNNNNNNNNNNNNNNNNNNNNNNNNNNNNNNNNNNNNNNNNNNNNNNNNNNNNNNNNNNNNNNNNNNNNNNNNNNNNNNNNNNNNNNNNNNNNNNNNNNNNNNNNNNNNNNNNNNNNNNNNNNNNNNNNNNNNNNNNNNNNNNNNNNNNNNNNNNNNNNNNNNNNNNNNNNNNNNNNNNNNNNNNNNNNNNNNNNNNNNNNNNNNNNNNNNNNNNNNNNNNNNNNNNNNNNNNNNNNNNNNNNNNNNNNNNNNNNNNNNNNNNNNNNNNNNNNNNNNNNNNNNNNNNNNNNNNNNNNNNNNNNNNNNNNNNNNNNNNNNNNNNNNNNNNNNNNNNNNNNNNNNNNNNNNNNNNNNNNNNNNNNNNNNNNATATATATAATTGGTTCTCTGGAGAATATATTTGGTATTGGTAGTAATACATGGAGATAGTAATTGACTAAGGCTGAATGGGTTAAGGGGATAGTTGGGGATGAGTTGTTGATATAGTGGCAGTGGTAgatctgtatatttttatgtttaggcCGAGGTTATGGACGTAGTTTTCAATATTTAGACATTTAGGTAAAGAATTGGTGGGGGTCAAGTAAAGAAATTGAACCACACCCCCATTAACACGCACTTCAAAACAATGTACTTCCTCGAGACCACTTTCAACCTTTGCCAACTCTCAATATTTAATTACTCAAATccacattacatacatacctcATCTAACCACCctaataatgttattaataaacTTACCTAAAAAATAAATCGCTTCTCTCCTCCAGAGTTTCAGACAACGAAGCTTGCTTCAAAAAACACATCTACAAGTTTTAAATTTCAGAAACTTTAAAGACGCAAGTGTAGTTGTGCGGTGagatgtttgtttcccaactacatggttccgagttcagtcctactccgcagcaccttgggcaagtgtcttcgcgctgaccaaagccttatgagtgggttttgtagccggaaactgaaagaagtcagtcgtgtatgtgtgtgtacggaaactgaaagaagtcagtcgtGTGTGGGGGGTCTACGTAGtctaccaccaccgcttgacaaccggtgttagtgtgtttacgtcccccgacaaaagaaaccaattgaatgagaaccaggcttaaaaagagcaatgaggtcgatgtattcgactaaaattctacaaggcggtgccccactatgaccacagttcaatgactgaaacaagtaaaagataaaagctaaaataaaaaaagacagattCAATGAAACCAACACCATGAggcatattaaaaacaaaatgaggcATATTATCTGGTATAACCCTCCCGATCAATTTATAACTACCTGCACTAGAAACCACCTTTTCTATAGAAAGGTTCACTtcgattttcaaaataaaaatgaatacctCACCATGAGTGGACGACAGAGTTGTATATCGCACATACAGGGACGCAGATatattcgttcgtttttttttttgtttttctattttgatCCTCCTTTTTTATCAACGGTTTTCAcaaatcagtcaataatatattctccttTATTACTCATGACTTCTTGGCAACGTTCCACTAGTCTGTCACTACCTTGATTGTTGAAATCACCGAGTTTTAactcaaagaattcatcaagccACGTTTTCAGCTCTACGTCATTGTTGTACGAAACGCCTCGGAAACTATTGAAGAGTATCCAAAAAACATTGATAATCTGAAGGGGCAATACCATGAGAATATTGCGGATGTGGTAGAACTTCTCAATGAGGTTCTTGAACAGTATTTTTGGTCAATTTAACGACACGGAAGACGAGTGTTGTTCTGTTGACGAAGCATACCATATAGCCAGTCTGGTTGTATTAGATGGATTGCTTCGTTGTATTAGATGGAGTGCTTCGTTGTTTTCAAGTATTTTCCAGTGGATTACTCCTTCCCAATTCCACCAAACGAAGATCATTGCTTTGCAGCGATACAGCTCTGGCTTGCTTATCGAGACTCGCTCATATTTTCCTCTACTTCATATTGACGTAAAAACACTATTTTTCATCGCCGGCGACAAGACGgtaacaatattttcatttatgtccACAAATAGCCTGGTTTCGAGCGAGCAAACTGGCAGCAACAGAGGGATGCTGAAGTTTATCACCTTTCGTCCAGAGTCTATGGTACTCATGCACCGAGATAGTTTAGCCTTATCCATCGAGTGGTAACGGGCGATGGTATCACGAGATTATCCCATCTGCTAGACCAATTTGCTAGTGGATTGGCACCGATCTTTGTGGATGAGCTGGTTCAATTGATCTTCATTGAACTGAACAAGTCGGTCGGAATATAGAGAGTCTGTGAGGTCGAATTTCTCCTCCTTGAAAGCTATTTCTGTACAGTTCTTTCAGTAATGGCTCCTTCTAcctacacagcacaaatgtcttgAGTAGTTTTGGCAGCATTGGAACCTCGATTGAAAGTAAAGAGAAGCAGGTATCGAAAAAGCTCATTTTTTTTCTACACACTTTATCGTCATATGACTGAAAAGCAGAAAGATTTAATCAAACttcaaaaacgataaacaaaaataGTAGAGAAAGAATAGAGTTACAAAAAAAGCATAAGACATTAcgataaaaatgtttttgtattaaCGTAAATAACTTTGGAAACAAACgaagaatttatctgacaaccctatatataaatgtgtgtgtgtgtgtgtgtgtgtgtgtgtgtgtgtgtgtgtgtgtgtgtgtgtgtgtgtgtgtgtgtgtgtgtgtgtgtgtgtgtgtgtctgtaccaaaatagttttaattgaaactttattgcattttttatttgcttgttaCTTACTTCGATTGGAGCCTTGTTCTTCACGCTGGCTGCAGATTTGTTTAATTCGAGGAACTAATGCCGTTAGTTTCAACCTTTATACCGCTGTTTTCTGATATCCACTCAACGATTGGTAACAACGCTAAATTGTTAACAACACTGAATTAGTAACAACACTAAAACCACATCGACTAAACTAGACAATTAAAAATCTATCAATACTTCTCCTCCTAAAGTAatagtgtttgtatgtttctttttgCTCTCCTGAAACAACCACATCATAATTCATTTGATTTGGAAACGTTTTCACTGATTTATTGTGTTTCTACTCAGATGACTCTTCTTGTTTATTACTCGTTCTGATACTTCAGAGAAATCCACTAGAAATGATTAAATCAAGTAACGGAGATACCCTTTTGCTTTCAAATCATAAAATCTGTCAATAAAACTATTAATTATTAACCAACATTTCCAGGCATTCAACGATGACCTTCTTTATCGGTAACCACACAGTTTTTATAGTCAAGAGAAGTGACTAAATGTTCTTGccgatattttgttttattggcaCAAATCCAGAAATATCAAGAATACAAATATCTTTACTTTTGCATCAACCAATGTCACACTGGCTTCTTTGGAGTTACTTGATTATAAATCAAAGTTTCTCAAAAATATCACTCAAGAAGCCCACACAAGTTCTGTCGTTTGTTATAAAGAGGAGGTTCATTTCGggtttatactttaaaaaaatttgttgagATCAAATAGTTCCATAAATCTTTTGAGGTGGCATCCAACTTACTTCAGTGAGGAGAAATAATCTTACATGCTCTGTACTTTTATCCTCAGAAAATTCCTTGAGCAGATACATTTACTTTGATAGAGTTGATGCATTTAATCCCTATCACAATATCGCGTGAGTGTAGGGTAAATTATCTTCATGTGCAAGTTTTctctataaataataaaatgcacaGTCATGTTTGGATTATCATCTGTCATTAGTTAATTAGTTTTTTTACCCATCATGGCGGATGCACCATCTACTACGCATAATGCAAtgtttagttttaattatttgatttttttcatcgTACTCTAACAACAATAGTGATTGTTTCTAAAGATTAACAAAACAGCATCTCTTCTTGAAATTCTTTATGCCAATAACAGAGCTTCGTTATCTTGTACGGTAGATTCATCGATTTGTATTGAGAGCTTTCGTGATTTCAGCTTCTCAATAAATTGCTTTGTCAGCATCTTGCCCCATATTATTTATTCTGTTGCTGACAACATGGTTACTCGAtgatattgtttgaatttcttcgTCATCCTTTAAAGAACTGTTTTGAAAATAACTGATATTGCAAATCTAATAATTTCTTCCCCAATCGTATGATTCTTCCCCTTTTTTGCTATCAACAGAAATATTCCATAGCTTGCTTCAAAAGTTCGATTCAGTACTGTAGTTTCCACATCAAATAAGGAAATGATTTTTCCATCTATTTTCAAATGTGTCTTTAAgagatttaaaatattctaatttcGAAATAACACAGTTAGGATGTTTAGCTCCCAAAAGGGTTTAAGACAGTCaggtttcattgtttcatttgatAAAGTATGATGCCTATNNNNNNNNNNNNNNNNNNNNNNNNNNNNNNNNNNNNNNNNNNNNNNNNNNNNNNNNNNNATTAACGAATTTTTTATTTCCTAGTTCTGTTCattttaaaaaagtgaaatatatcTGGGAAAATTTTATCAATCTAAATCATATTTTGTTCCTTTAACGCCCCACGTTTCCTCACTAGCATGGGTGAGACGAGAAAGTATTTTAGGCAGGATTTTTTGTCTTCAtgagagggtttttttttaattccagatGAATACGAAAGGACAAGGATAGCGAATTTGTCGACGGTAAATGACAGCAAACGTCACCGATGTCAACCCAGCTGCAAACAACGACATCACTTCTTGCAGTTCAGCATCAAATGGTGACGGTTATAGCCGTAGCACAACGCAGATTgtaaatattcatgcacacacacacacacacacacacatatggcaggCCTCAATTTGCGTTAACAAAATTTTCTTGGTGGGCATTGACTGACacgggtctatagtagaaaacagttgaCCTAAGTTACCATGCGTGTTTTTAACTGTGAATAATGATTATATAGATGCCCTTTTCAAAAACAAACTAATTAGAGTAAACAAACTAGTTAAGGCTATCACACTAGTTAAGTTTAAGTATAAACCTTACATTGAGATACTACCAGTTGCCTCACCACTTATTTGTTATCGACGAAAATTCAAAAAAGGTAAtggatatttaaataatttcattataagtagcctctctctatttttctatgtGATTTCTGCCATGGTTGTcattaaaaaatttagaaaataatccATAACGTTGTTTAAAATGATTCAGAACACATTAAAAGTCTAAACTCAGCAAATTTTCCAGAATGTAATAAAAATTTGTGAAAAGTATGATACCAAAATTACAATTTATTGACCTATTTTCGTTTTTTAGACCAGcttttaatttaatgaaaattcccTATGCCCCATTCCGAAAGCTCCCATCCTGTCAAAATAAGGTCAAGCCCACGTAAATTTTCATAATCTATCTGCTTTCTGTACAGTTGGTAATTAACTACAATACTGAGTAGAGTAACCTGTTATGAGCTACAGAGCAAATGTAGGAAAAATAAGGGTAAATACGTAGTTATCTGTAACTTGATACAATAAAGTGTTCCTCGACGATCTGTCGTGGTTAAACTTCTATACGTATTTGGAACATCTAACATAATATTAAAACGCGTGTAGGAACTTTAGAATAAACTGgtgtttatccttatttttcaCATACACATGTTCCCTTATGTGAGTGTGATTGTATGAATTAGtctatctgtgtacatgtatgtatgtatgtatgtatgtatgtatgtatgtactcgtggggatgctgaaaagttcttggctttaagggtattgcgaaaggcctgattggaggtcCAACTTTCcaagtttttttacagggcttagcaaAACTGGaggaccactgcaataactgtgtgaatcagagaggggaaagtgttgaataaaatcgtaattaacttatcctcctgtattttcttttacccagtatacatatacacaggccaaaataagtttaagaccgatGATGACAATTCtattcattcattaatatatttttaacaaaactggataaaattattttactttttacagtttatgtagatttttttctttcgaatgatataagcaatatatatatatacctttctacAATTTTGATgtgcaattaattcaaatgattagaaATTGTCGACAAAATAAGTTTAAGTCTGTACCAAGATTATGCAAATATGGCTACCGTAGTGCAGTGTTTTGTTTAATAATCGAGTATTGTTACACATTAATTCGCTATGGGAAAGCATCGTGGCCCAGTTACTAGGTCAAAGATCGTGTTGCTTCATCAGCAAAATGTGTCCTTCATGAACATTAACAAGCAATTAGGATGCAGCAAAACGGCTTGTGTTCAAGCAAGGAAGCTTTGCCAAGCCACTGGCCAATACAAAGATCGGCAAAGAACGGGCGCTCCGAGAAAAACAACAGTACAGATGGATCGGCAAATTCATAGGCTCTCTGAAGGTAACCTGCGCAAGTGGGAGGCGGTGGGGTAATGGTGTGGGCCGCATTCAGAAGCTTAGGTGTTGGTCCAATTGTTAAGGTTGATGGCAGACTGAACAGTGTAGGCTATCtgcaattagtaaatgaaaatgtgctgccatatttaaataatcagacGCCACCGGGATTTTTTTTCAAGCAGGACAATTGCCCCGTTCATAAGCCTAGGAAAGTTTTGCAGTATTTTGAGCGCAATAATATGGTCGTTATTCAGTGGCCTCCGCAGATCCCGGATTTGAATCCGATAGAAAATTTATggaattatatttctaaaagagTTCATGCTAAAACACCAGCAAATTTGTCCCaatcatataattttattgaagaatatgGCAGAACATTCCAGGTGATTTTTGTGCTCATTTATCGAACTGCATGTCCTACCGTTGTAAGActgtaattgaaaataatggctatggaactagatactaataataaatttttgtttgttgatcatTTGTGccgtaaattttcaatttaaacaaaataatgttggcACGGTCTTGAATTTATTTTGCCgacaatttttaatcatttgaattaattgtgcatttaaattattcaaattgtagaaagatatat
This genomic interval from Octopus bimaculoides isolate UCB-OBI-ISO-001 chromosome 4, ASM119413v2, whole genome shotgun sequence contains the following:
- the LOC106873447 gene encoding FMRFamide receptor, which encodes MNISQENENTSFEEHCLDLNKDLGPFQFYTWGIGSNIIAITGILLNIFAIAVLTQPRMRSSTAVYLISLAVYDNVVLLSMIINFAIPTINTNEAFNDTYSFMYSYLQPIAYPIALIAQTGTIYTTVGFTVERYVAVCRPLQAANICTMNRSKKAVLCILLGSIMYNIPRMFEFETKTEWNSQYNHTRPTYSTTELGKNKIYKEVYFIYLNLLVMFLMPFTLLTYLNTCLINAIRTSRKSRMQMSSSAVKENNMTIMLISVVVVFLVCQLPSIADNILWTVLKNNQQNCSAAYIKFTTISNLMVVFNSACNFVLYCLFGKKFRRVFSKLFCSRFRRSTVRYQFRPESTTLVSHIRDNTTKLYHIQGHHEMESTSV